In the Persephonella hydrogeniphila genome, one interval contains:
- a CDS encoding diacylglycerol/polyprenol kinase family protein yields MRNLRVEIPRKLFHILSILSLLIPLYLFGKFSISVLMGLMVLFLLPVSYLKIKNSLTSWYWKIIQLVEREENIKKLPARQAFSLATGMFISSVIFDVKILQICIVSTAVYDGVATIVGLLWGKHRLPNGKSVEGSIAGVVLNTVFLLPFTDLFYSLLVSFFTSVIENISDSKKWYLDDNLLIPIGVGIFCTVLDIPAKLPQFFFTFS; encoded by the coding sequence ATGAGAAATTTAAGAGTTGAGATACCAAGAAAACTGTTTCATATACTTTCTATCCTGTCCCTTTTGATACCACTTTATCTGTTTGGGAAATTTTCAATTTCGGTTTTGATGGGTTTAATGGTTCTGTTTCTCCTCCCTGTCTCCTATCTCAAGATAAAAAACTCTTTGACTTCGTGGTACTGGAAGATAATACAGCTTGTTGAGAGGGAAGAGAATATCAAAAAACTTCCTGCAAGACAGGCTTTTTCCCTTGCTACCGGTATGTTTATATCTTCTGTGATATTTGATGTAAAAATACTGCAGATATGTATCGTATCAACAGCTGTTTATGACGGAGTTGCAACAATAGTAGGTTTACTGTGGGGAAAACACAGACTTCCAAATGGAAAATCTGTTGAGGGAAGTATCGCTGGAGTAGTACTTAATACAGTCTTTCTCCTTCCATTTACAGACCTTTTTTACAGTCTGTTGGTATCGTTCTTTACATCTGTTATTGAAAATATCTCCGACAGTAAAAAATGGTATCTTGATGATAACTTGCTTATACCTATTGGCGTAGGTATATTCTGTACAGTTTTAGATATTCCAGCCAAGCTTCCTCAGTTTTTCTTTACCTTCAGCTGA